The Mangifera indica cultivar Alphonso unplaced genomic scaffold, CATAS_Mindica_2.1 Un_0066, whole genome shotgun sequence genome segment ACGTACGAAGGTGAACAATGGGTTAAAGTCAGAAGGATTGCCAATCCAGCTTTCCATCTTGACAAGTTGAAGGTCTCATTCTCTCcactaaaaatcataaataatattgaggatatatatatatatatatacacacacacatctGGACATATTACTGAATTCACATCATTCTATGGTTCACATATTATTCGGGATaagaaatttgatatatttgacatgtctttttttttccccctttctTTATAGGAAATGAtacctaaattttatttgtgttgcAACGACATGATAAGGAAATGGAAAATCTCAACATTGAATGAAGACTCCTATGAATTAGACGTGTGGCCTCACATTAAAGATTTAGCAAGAGATGTAATTTCTCGGACAGCATTTGGTAGTAGTTATGAAGATGGgagaaaaatatttgaacttATAAGTGAACAACTTGATCTTTTATTTGAAGTTTTCCACTTAAGTCTCATTCCAGGCTGGAGGTAATCTGAATCAACTTAGTGTAACACTATCattgagcaatgttatatatacatgcttttaaatacacaaatgaatatatacataatctGTCATCATgaaattgaatgttactttatttttaatttaaaaccactaaatcatttaataacatatatcaaatatgtactcatttatatactcaaagtggatatatataactttattgttatattgtttcagaaattgggtttgaaaaaaattgaaatagtaatttgtttttaaaaaagaataagagtGAAAACGCTTGAGAAGAgcattttcttgttttcaaaATTCTGCAGACTGAAAATCATTTTACCTAGCTCCACTTTCATTTTAATATTGCATTCGTAACAGTTCACATTTTCATAAAACTCTTGTAGTTATTAcataaattgtttattaattatttgcaGGTTTTTGCCCacaaaagcaaatagaaaactaaaaagtaattataatgaAATGCGAGAGTTGATCAAAGGCAtcataaagaaaagagaagaggcCCTGATAGTTGGTGAAGCAAGTAGTGATGATCTATTGGGTTTATTAGTGGGATCAAATCACAAAGAAATTCAAGAGCATGGGAACAAAGAAAGTGGAATGAGTCTTGAAGAGGTGATTGAGGAGTGCAAACTTTTCTATCTCGCTGGCCAGGAGACTACTGCAACTTTGTTTGTATGGACAATGATTTTGTTATGCATGCATCAAAATTGGCAGGAGCGCGCAAGAGAAGAGGTTTTACAAGTTTTTGGGAATAAAGAACCACGATTTGATGAGCTGAACCAATTGAAAGAAGTAagtaaatatatgtattaattcGTGAGTGATACCCAAATGATgcgttatcatataattgagagtttttttatctttaatttaaaatcactcaataatATGATCATGCATCATCTAGTTATTCAATAAGATACTCAAAActaagtatacatagttttaatattatacaaaataattccttgcattttttgttttttatagttGCACAAAATTCTTCAAGAGGCTCTAAGGCTATATCCACCAGCAGCTCAGATTGATAGAGCTACTACTACAGAGTGCAAATTAGGAGAAACCATTATACCACCTGGAGTTATACTTTCAGTACCGATAATTTTGGTTCATCATGATGAAGAATATTGGGGAGATGATGTAAAAGAGTTCAACCCAGATAGATTTTCTCAAGGAGTGTCAAAGGCATCAAAGAATGATCAGGTCTCATTCTTTCCATTTGGTTGGGGTCCAAGAATATGTATAGGACAAAATTTTGCATTGCTAGAAGCAAAACTAGCTTTAGCAATGATTCTACAAAACTTCTCTTTTCAACTTTCTCCAACCTATGTCCATGCGCCCGTTCGTGCCCCAACTATAAAACCACAGTATGGTGCTCCAATgattttacacaaaatttagTCTTTTATTTAATAACTAGCTTTGATACAATTTACGAActaaattttacttaataatatgtattttatgtaTGCACATCAAAGTTGgtaaaaacatgaaataaaataagtttgatCTTCAATTTTATCTTGTTAGGCTAAGCACTTCACCTTCTAATCTTGAAAGTTAGTTTGTTTCCAAATTGTttcaaaacacaaataaaaaattcatatacaaGCTCATGGAAATGTCTTGAAAGAGAAAAAGCCCATTTGTCTTATCTAGGAAGCTTCATATTTTTAAGGAAAGTGCTCTAAAGTCAGTTATCTAATTGATGTATTTGCATTATATATAGGTTGTtcgtatttttttatattatgtttatattaataaatttagtacAATACAGGGGTGTATATTGAATAGACATATTTACTAAACTTGTTAAAAGGATTTTATATagatagtaattttaatttctatgaAACACATCCCTTAACAAATGGTGGCACATGTGATCCTTCAACTTATGATCATTAGATTGTCTTGTAAATTGATTGGTATAGTTTGAAACTAGTTTAATGTAGTCTTCGAGATATGATTGTCAAAATAGTGGTGATTGACTATATTAGAATATGTATGAAGGCTACAGTAAATCAATTAAGGATTCATCATTCTCGGCTATAGTAGTAGATATCTCATAAACCTTTTAATAGATGTTAACAACCATTTAAATTTATGGCTATAATAGGATAGGGTTGTCACTAAGTCCAATGCTATTTAATCATTTCTGTAGAATCAGATAATACAAATTTAGGATAACCCAAAATAGACACAGCCTTTGTGCTTTACCCATAATGAGTTGTTGGTTGATAAAAGGACCGAATTGCATATTAATCGTATCATTAACAAGTTCTTATCTATTGTTGACACTTTTTCACTTAGGTAGTCATGATATCTCACTAGAGACAATCTTGGTTTATGTGAAGATGGTTGATGGATTCTAGATTCTTCATGAATTTGCTTATTGGCAACATGACGAAGAGCCTATTCATCACATACAAAAAGGGTTGATCATAGTATCTAAAAACTCTATGTTGTATAGGGTGAGTCACATCCAAATTATGAGATGACAGTTTTGAGCTCTATAAAATTGTTTCACGTAATTGAGATGTTGTCTCACTTGGGGGACCAAGTTGTTATAACCTAAAAATAGGGGCTAGAGTAAGATCAATGAGAGTTAACCCCAGTGGATaggataatttaaattttggataagtTTAGGGTCATTGGAAAGAATGTTCTAGTTATTGAAATGATCATTTCTTATCCATAGTTTACCTTATCTACAAGCAATAATCATGCATTTATTGTTCATTATTATAGACAATAATAGTGTTAGTTGGAACGATTGTTCTGTACTTCTACAATAATCGTTGTAATGAGTTGATATATAGCATACCTAATTGTATTGTTACTAGAATGAATGTTTTGTTTCTTGCAAAGATCGTTccattatgtatatataaacatatgatATTGTGACCTATAAGGGTTTTTCAAACCATATACACTCACTCAATACATCACTTACTATCTAAGGTGTTCTAGCAAACTCCTTAAGCATCTCTTACTAGATTTTGTGCATCTCATTTGGATTAGCTTGACACGATCCTAACTTTGCTTGGAAAGCGAAAGACTCATCCGTTTGCAAATGAAGTGAAAAAGGCTCCAAACATAAATAAGTGTTTCATAACACCCTATAGATGGTAATGCATATCATATCCAATAATTTGATCTTGTGTTAGTTTGTTGATAAATGTTTATTGTctaacatttataaaaattactctTAGACTACATATGTAACATTTTGAGTTCATAAATGTTTTCAAGAGTGGTATGTTAGGAACAACCATTCCATCACAACTAATCGGGCCATCATCAAAGCAATGTGATGTTACTCATGGCCAACACTTTctttggaattttgttgaagTATGGAATTTTGATCTGACTATTCTAGAAATGGAACATTTGTTATGCGGTTAATTTGCAACCCAATTTCACATTGACATGTGGTAAAAACTAAATTGTAATATTCGAGACCTTTAAAGGTTAATTAcaattctataaaattataaagta includes the following:
- the LOC123207222 gene encoding cytochrome P450 CYP72A219-like, producing the protein MDIAILSSIIFSFAFATILACLWMVLDRIWFKPKKLEMMLRKQGFSGNPYRLVYGDTKEMFMMTKQAKTKPINLSDDIAPRVLPFFHHIIKKYGKNSMTWQGPTPAISVTDPKLIREILSKYETFQKPKTTQISKLVVTGMLTYEGEQWVKVRRIANPAFHLDKLKEMIPKFYLCCNDMIRKWKISTLNEDSYELDVWPHIKDLARDVISRTAFGSSYEDGRKIFELISEQLDLLFEVFHLSLIPGWRFLPTKANRKLKSNYNEMRELIKGIIKKREEALIVGEASSDDLLGLLVGSNHKEIQEHGNKESGMSLEEVIEECKLFYLAGQETTATLFVWTMILLCMHQNWQERAREEVLQVFGNKEPRFDELNQLKELHKILQEALRLYPPAAQIDRATTTECKLGETIIPPGVILSVPIILVHHDEEYWGDDVKEFNPDRFSQGVSKASKNDQVSFFPFGWGPRICIGQNFALLEAKLALAMILQNFSFQLSPTYVHAPVRAPTIKPQYGAPMILHKI